The proteins below are encoded in one region of Methanosarcina barkeri 3:
- a CDS encoding serine protein kinase RIO has translation MGMDQEKKIRRIDSAKDKSRAREKDSERLKVEENVFDVPTLKILYTLSNKGVIKAMGGAISTGKEANVFYAEGPDKELAIKIYRIASSTFKAMDAYIMKDPRFTNIRNNKRDIIFAWTRKELQNLKRAKNAGVRVPEPILAEKNILIMEFMGEKEVSYPLLKNTHLENEEAKSIFDTIVEYMRLLYKKANLVHADLSEYNILIDPNNLTPIFIDMGQSVTLEHPNAREFLYRDVQNILRFFSRYGIKDKPEELFKKIQVE, from the coding sequence ATGGGAATGGATCAGGAAAAAAAAATAAGGCGTATTGATAGCGCTAAAGATAAATCTAGGGCCAGGGAGAAGGACTCCGAACGGCTAAAAGTAGAAGAAAATGTGTTCGATGTACCCACTCTTAAAATTCTTTATACTCTATCCAACAAGGGTGTAATAAAAGCAATGGGTGGAGCTATCAGTACTGGAAAAGAAGCAAATGTATTCTATGCCGAAGGCCCGGATAAAGAGCTGGCTATAAAAATATACAGGATTGCAAGCAGTACCTTCAAAGCTATGGACGCCTACATTATGAAGGATCCTCGCTTCACAAACATTCGAAATAACAAACGGGATATTATTTTTGCATGGACACGCAAGGAACTTCAGAACCTGAAACGTGCAAAAAATGCAGGAGTCCGGGTTCCGGAACCCATACTTGCCGAGAAGAATATTCTTATCATGGAGTTTATGGGAGAAAAAGAGGTATCTTACCCCCTCCTCAAAAACACGCATCTTGAAAACGAGGAAGCAAAGAGTATTTTTGATACCATCGTTGAATACATGCGCCTCCTATATAAAAAAGCAAACCTTGTACATGCCGATCTGAGCGAGTATAATATCCTGATCGACCCGAACAACCTGACTCCCATATTCATTGATATGGGGCAGTCCGTAACCCTGGAGCACCCTAATGCCCGGGAGTTCCTTTACAGGGACGTACAAAATATACTCAGGTTCTTCAGCCGCTATGGGATAAAGGACAAACCTGAAGAGCTATTTAAAAAAATACAGGTGGAATAA
- a CDS encoding KH domain-containing protein has protein sequence MTQYVKIPKERVGVVIGPKGEIKKLIEEKTACQLEIDSESGKIDITCEEDPLKEFRVLETIKAIGRGFSPEKALELLDDEMLMLDIIDLSDVATTPKELQRIKGRIIGRNGRTRELAETLINVKISIYGKTVSILGHPEQNIIIRTAIRMLLDGATHGAVYKFLEKKHQELLQSQLDSVDFY, from the coding sequence ATGACTCAGTATGTCAAAATTCCCAAAGAAAGAGTCGGAGTAGTCATAGGCCCTAAGGGAGAAATAAAAAAGCTTATCGAGGAAAAAACCGCGTGCCAGCTTGAAATAGATAGCGAAAGTGGAAAGATAGATATTACCTGTGAGGAAGATCCACTAAAAGAGTTCAGGGTTCTTGAAACTATAAAAGCGATAGGAAGAGGTTTCAGTCCTGAGAAAGCTCTTGAACTTCTGGATGATGAGATGCTTATGCTTGATATTATCGACCTTTCCGATGTTGCTACAACTCCAAAAGAACTTCAGCGGATAAAGGGTCGGATAATAGGAAGAAACGGAAGAACGAGAGAACTTGCAGAAACCCTGATAAATGTTAAGATATCAATCTATGGAAAAACCGTGTCCATACTTGGACACCCTGAACAAAACATTATAATTAGGACAGCTATAAGGATGCTGCTTGATGGAGCTACTCACGGTGCAGTATACAAGTTCCTGGAAAAAAAGCATCAGGAACTTTTGCAGTCCCAGCTTGACTCAGTTGATTTTTATTAA
- a CDS encoding dihydroorotase produces the protein MPDILIKNTRIYYNNSLQPAEIVIEDGKVTKIGKDLRVSSSDMIIDAGGALTLPAGIDVHVHFREPGMTSKENWYTGSCAAAAGGITTVIDQPNTVPPTTNRRTFEQKLKLARGKSIVDFGINGGVTGNIEKLEELWKLGVTAFGEIFMAESTGELNINEETFEEALAEIKRLSALATIHAEDEKMRLELEGLLKGDVSCDYHSKVRPNACEAVAVQKALELVSKLEVRAHLCHVSTLEAMGIIRKEKYLARKENKEPLFTCEVTPHHLFLSTRDWERLRSFGKMNPPLRGSNSIKALVNGINDGTVDIVASDHAPHLESEKDVDIRAAPSGVPGVETLMPLMLAAVRKNILPLSRMIMLTSWNPAKAFGLDRKSKGRLEVGFDADLIIVNPRELRPIKAEFLHSKAGWTPFEGMEGVFPEYTLSRGEVIWIEESINAKPGRGNFLEGRGKRSEEEEALEEDSEIQD, from the coding sequence ATGCCTGATATTCTTATAAAAAATACAAGAATTTATTATAATAATTCGCTTCAGCCTGCTGAAATCGTTATTGAGGATGGCAAAGTTACTAAAATAGGAAAAGATCTCAGGGTCTCAAGCTCGGATATGATAATAGACGCAGGAGGTGCTCTTACTTTACCTGCCGGGATTGATGTACATGTCCATTTCAGAGAGCCCGGCATGACCTCGAAAGAAAACTGGTATACTGGTTCGTGTGCGGCCGCTGCAGGAGGAATTACTACTGTCATTGATCAGCCTAATACCGTGCCTCCGACAACAAATAGACGAACATTCGAACAAAAGCTCAAACTTGCCAGAGGAAAATCTATTGTTGATTTTGGAATCAATGGTGGGGTAACAGGCAATATTGAGAAGTTAGAAGAACTCTGGAAACTGGGAGTTACTGCTTTTGGGGAAATCTTCATGGCCGAGTCTACAGGCGAACTAAATATTAATGAAGAAACCTTTGAAGAAGCACTTGCTGAAATTAAACGTCTCAGTGCACTTGCGACCATCCACGCTGAAGATGAGAAAATGCGCCTTGAGCTGGAAGGACTGTTAAAAGGAGATGTTTCTTGTGACTACCATTCAAAAGTACGCCCTAACGCATGTGAGGCTGTCGCTGTTCAAAAAGCCCTGGAGCTTGTTTCCAAACTGGAAGTAAGAGCTCATCTCTGCCACGTGAGTACGCTTGAAGCGATGGGTATTATACGCAAGGAAAAATATCTTGCAAGAAAGGAAAATAAAGAACCTCTTTTTACCTGTGAAGTCACTCCTCATCATCTTTTCCTTTCTACACGCGATTGGGAAAGACTCCGTTCTTTTGGAAAAATGAATCCTCCTCTACGTGGAAGTAATAGTATCAAAGCTCTTGTAAACGGGATTAACGATGGAACTGTTGACATAGTAGCTTCGGATCATGCCCCTCATCTGGAGTCTGAAAAAGATGTCGATATAAGAGCTGCTCCTTCAGGGGTGCCCGGAGTCGAGACTCTCATGCCTCTTATGCTTGCTGCAGTGAGAAAAAATATCCTGCCGCTTTCACGGATGATCATGCTTACAAGCTGGAATCCGGCAAAAGCCTTTGGGCTGGATCGCAAATCCAAAGGCAGGCTTGAGGTAGGTTTTGATGCAGATTTGATCATTGTAAATCCTCGAGAGCTCCGCCCTATAAAAGCCGAGTTCCTGCACAGTAAAGCTGGCTGGACTCCTTTTGAAGGCATGGAAGGTGTTTTTCCCGAGTACACTCTCTCAAGAGGTGAAGTAATCTGGATTGAAGAATCAATTAATGCGAAACCCGGAAGAGGGAACTTCCTAGAGGGTAGGGGAAAAAGATCCGAGGAGGAAGAAGCTCTTGAAGAGGATAGCGAAATTCAGGACTAA
- the phoU gene encoding phosphate signaling complex protein PhoU → MAREQYVKQLDLLKESVLSLGEMVELIFRDSMTSVLNLDVRLAEKTLALEPEVDKLEEDIEASVFDLLALQQPMASDLRLVVSTLKITADLRRIVGLSINIAKIPGRMEGGHVKPLIDTKKMADAAAFMLENSLKAFETQDVELARAAARRDEEVDKLFYAVWVELIEMMAKDTSIISRATNLLFLIRYLERIADHCCNICESVVYLATAERVKLN, encoded by the coding sequence ATGGCTCGAGAACAATATGTGAAGCAGCTGGATCTGCTTAAGGAGTCTGTACTTTCTCTCGGAGAAATGGTGGAACTGATTTTCAGGGACTCGATGACTTCAGTTCTAAATCTCGATGTTAGGCTTGCTGAAAAAACACTTGCCCTTGAGCCAGAAGTGGATAAACTTGAAGAAGATATTGAGGCTTCGGTTTTTGATCTGCTTGCTCTTCAGCAGCCGATGGCAAGCGATCTTCGGCTTGTAGTATCCACTCTGAAGATCACGGCAGACCTGAGAAGAATTGTGGGATTATCAATAAATATTGCCAAAATCCCGGGAAGAATGGAGGGCGGACATGTAAAACCGCTTATAGATACGAAAAAAATGGCAGATGCCGCCGCATTTATGCTTGAGAATTCCCTCAAGGCTTTTGAGACCCAGGATGTCGAACTTGCAAGAGCAGCAGCGAGAAGGGATGAAGAGGTCGATAAACTCTTTTACGCAGTCTGGGTCGAACTTATCGAAATGATGGCAAAAGATACAAGTATAATCTCAAGAGCTACAAATTTACTTTTCCTAATCCGTTACCTTGAAAGAATTGCAGATCACTGCTGCAACATCTGTGAAAGCGTAGTCTATCTTGCTACGGCTGAGAGAGTCAAACTGAACTGA
- the pstB gene encoding phosphate ABC transporter ATP-binding protein PstB gives MTEGIQNVSKPQIKVENLNLWYGEKQALKNVSMHIPRNSITALIGPSGCGKSTFIRCLNRMNDLINNCRIEGKVTIESNNIYGPDVDVVDLRKSVGMVFQKPNPFPMSIYDNVAYGPRIHGANRKDLDGIVERALRSAAIWDEVSDRLKSPALSLSGGQQQRLCIARTLAVKPKIILFDEPTSALDPISTLRIEDLTTDLKKDYTIVIVTHNMQQAARISDYTGFFLMGELIEFGQTKQIFQNPRKKSTEDYITGRFG, from the coding sequence ATGACTGAAGGTATTCAAAACGTATCTAAACCTCAGATAAAAGTAGAAAACCTTAATCTGTGGTATGGGGAGAAACAGGCGCTTAAGAACGTCTCCATGCATATCCCTAGAAATAGTATAACCGCTCTTATAGGTCCTTCAGGCTGTGGCAAGTCCACCTTTATCCGCTGCTTAAACAGGATGAATGATCTTATTAATAACTGTAGAATAGAAGGTAAAGTTACGATAGAAAGCAATAATATCTACGGTCCAGATGTGGATGTTGTTGACCTTAGAAAAAGTGTAGGCATGGTTTTCCAGAAACCCAACCCTTTCCCTATGTCGATTTATGATAATGTAGCTTATGGGCCGCGTATCCACGGTGCAAACAGAAAAGATCTTGACGGTATTGTCGAACGGGCTCTTCGTTCGGCTGCAATCTGGGATGAAGTTTCAGACAGGCTCAAGTCTCCTGCTCTCTCTCTTAGTGGAGGACAACAACAAAGACTTTGCATTGCCAGAACTCTGGCAGTAAAACCAAAAATAATTCTTTTTGATGAACCCACAAGTGCTCTTGATCCTATTTCTACCTTAAGGATTGAAGATCTGACAACGGATCTTAAAAAAGATTATACTATAGTAATCGTAACTCATAATATGCAGCAAGCAGCGAGGATATCAGACTATACCGGTTTTTTCCTTATGGGGGAATTGATTGAGTTCGGCCAGACCAAGCAGATTTTCCAAAATCCAAGGAAGAAGAGTACTGAGGATTATATTACAGGCAGGTTTGGGTGA
- the pstA gene encoding phosphate ABC transporter permease PstA, whose translation MELNAEVKESDHKATRVQGGLNFRLNAKTSEKIAFAFLGLSVLIVVGFVLVILAYIVYNGYGAINIGFLTEMPRLMMTQGGIYPAIVGTLYLIIGSMTVALPVGVMVAIYLNEYAGETRTTWLIEMAINNLAGTPSVVFGLFGLALFVKYFGFGPSLLASSLTLSLLILPVIIRATEEALLTVPKEYRESSLALGVSKWQTIRHVVLPAAIPGIVTGSVLSIGRVAGETAPILFTGVAYFLPRLPDSAYSQFMALPYHLFVLATAGTNIAKTRSIQYGTALVLLIIVLGLNFVAVLIRRHYRKKLKV comes from the coding sequence ATGGAGCTAAATGCAGAAGTAAAAGAAAGTGATCATAAAGCGACCAGGGTTCAGGGAGGGCTGAATTTTAGACTTAATGCAAAGACAAGCGAAAAGATCGCCTTTGCGTTTCTTGGCCTTTCAGTACTGATAGTAGTAGGGTTTGTGCTAGTTATCCTTGCTTATATTGTTTACAATGGATATGGTGCAATTAACATTGGGTTCCTTACTGAAATGCCCAGACTTATGATGACTCAAGGTGGAATCTATCCGGCAATTGTAGGTACCTTATACCTCATCATAGGCTCCATGACTGTGGCTCTTCCTGTTGGAGTTATGGTGGCTATATACCTTAATGAGTATGCAGGAGAAACCCGGACAACCTGGCTAATTGAGATGGCAATCAACAACCTTGCAGGAACTCCTTCTGTTGTCTTCGGGCTTTTTGGGCTTGCGTTGTTTGTAAAATATTTTGGTTTTGGTCCTTCTCTGTTGGCGTCCTCTCTAACACTTTCTCTCCTTATTCTGCCTGTTATTATCCGTGCTACTGAGGAAGCCTTGCTTACGGTTCCTAAAGAATATCGGGAATCGTCTCTTGCACTTGGGGTCAGTAAATGGCAGACTATCCGGCATGTAGTGCTGCCAGCTGCCATACCCGGAATTGTTACGGGATCAGTGTTGAGTATAGGGAGGGTTGCAGGAGAAACCGCTCCTATTCTCTTTACAGGCGTAGCTTATTTTTTACCAAGGCTGCCTGATTCGGCCTATTCGCAATTTATGGCGCTCCCTTACCACCTTTTCGTGCTTGCAACAGCAGGGACAAATATTGCAAAAACCAGGTCTATTCAGTATGGAACAGCTCTGGTTCTGTTGATTATCGTCCTGGGTTTAAATTTTGTAGCTGTTCTGATTCGCAGGCATTACCGGAAAAAATTGAAAGTTTAA
- the pstC gene encoding phosphate ABC transporter permease subunit PstC, with the protein MLSRNYKEKTIEWTLFSVSVLTVVILFLICLFLFRDGLLLFKDTSLMDFLTGKFWYPTSINRQFGLLPLFFGSLIVTAGAIIFAVPLGVAAAIYISEIADPRIADFLKPFIEILAGIPSVVFGFFGLVILVPIIQDSFSLPTGQTALTGSIMLGIMALPTIITISEDAISSVPGTLEQGSLALGATKWQTIYKVIVPAALSGISAAVMLGIGRAIGETMTLMMVTGNTAVIPSFPEGFLASVRTMTATIALEMGEVPQGSTHFHALFAVGSVLFIITFLINLIADSIKKRYRFKVD; encoded by the coding sequence ATGCTAAGCAGAAATTATAAGGAAAAAACAATCGAATGGACTCTATTTTCAGTCAGTGTCCTTACGGTTGTTATTCTCTTCCTTATATGTCTTTTTTTATTCAGAGACGGTTTACTTCTTTTTAAGGATACGTCTCTTATGGATTTCCTTACAGGAAAGTTCTGGTATCCGACATCAATAAACAGGCAATTTGGGCTGTTACCTCTGTTTTTCGGGTCTCTTATTGTTACTGCCGGCGCTATCATTTTTGCTGTTCCTCTGGGAGTTGCTGCTGCTATATATATTTCTGAAATCGCTGATCCACGGATTGCAGATTTTCTGAAACCGTTTATTGAAATTCTCGCAGGAATTCCTTCTGTTGTATTTGGGTTTTTTGGGCTCGTTATACTGGTTCCAATTATACAAGATAGCTTTAGCCTGCCAACCGGCCAAACTGCTCTTACGGGCTCTATTATGTTGGGAATTATGGCGCTCCCTACGATTATCACTATTTCAGAGGATGCTATAAGTTCTGTTCCCGGTACTCTCGAACAGGGTTCGCTTGCTCTTGGGGCTACAAAGTGGCAGACGATATACAAAGTCATAGTTCCTGCAGCACTATCGGGAATCTCAGCGGCTGTAATGCTTGGTATAGGAAGAGCTATAGGAGAGACTATGACCCTTATGATGGTTACTGGAAATACTGCAGTAATTCCTTCTTTTCCAGAGGGTTTTCTAGCTTCTGTAAGGACAATGACCGCCACAATTGCACTTGAAATGGGTGAAGTTCCTCAAGGAAGTACTCACTTCCATGCTCTCTTTGCGGTCGGATCCGTACTTTTTATCATAACTTTCCTGATTAACCTGATTGCGGATTCAATCAAAAAGCGATATCGGTTCAAGGTGGATTGA
- a CDS encoding phosphate ABC transporter substrate-binding protein — protein sequence MANKLKKYSILLLLIIGLVFLGIGCTGTKNNEGSSAENVTGAEPPSAENVSGAESASILLKGSDTVLPLAQAEAEEFMAENSGKSVTVTGGGSGVGIAALIDGEVNIAPASREMTDDEIKSAEAKGINPVETTIAYDGITVIVNPSNSVSNLTFDQLRGIYNGSISNWKEVGGADAQIAVISRDSSSGTYKDFQKDVLQGDEYRPDALIQPATGGIVTEVSQNTNAIGYIGFAYIDSSIKALSLNNGNGSVAPTEESILNGSYPLSRSLYFYTDGEPSGLTKEFTDFVLSEKGQSIVSTVGYIPLKK from the coding sequence ATGGCAAATAAATTAAAAAAGTATTCAATTCTCTTACTATTGATTATCGGGCTTGTGTTCCTGGGAATTGGATGTACCGGAACTAAAAACAACGAAGGATCTTCTGCAGAAAATGTTACTGGTGCTGAACCTCCTTCTGCAGAAAACGTTAGTGGTGCTGAATCTGCAAGTATTCTCTTGAAAGGCTCTGATACGGTTCTGCCTCTTGCACAGGCTGAAGCTGAAGAATTCATGGCTGAAAACTCTGGGAAAAGCGTAACAGTTACCGGAGGCGGATCCGGAGTTGGAATTGCTGCTCTTATTGACGGTGAAGTAAATATTGCTCCGGCATCCAGAGAAATGACAGATGACGAAATTAAATCTGCTGAAGCAAAAGGAATCAATCCTGTAGAGACTACTATTGCCTATGACGGCATTACTGTAATTGTAAATCCTTCTAATTCTGTTTCTAACCTTACCTTTGACCAGCTACGTGGTATCTACAACGGAAGCATCAGCAACTGGAAAGAAGTTGGCGGAGCGGATGCACAAATTGCTGTAATTTCAAGAGACAGCAGTTCCGGAACTTATAAAGACTTCCAGAAGGATGTTTTGCAAGGTGATGAATACCGACCTGATGCTCTTATTCAGCCTGCTACTGGAGGCATAGTTACTGAGGTCTCCCAGAATACCAACGCAATAGGGTATATCGGTTTTGCGTACATCGACAGCAGTATAAAGGCACTAAGCCTGAATAATGGTAATGGGTCTGTAGCTCCAACTGAAGAAAGTATACTTAATGGTTCATACCCGCTTTCAAGATCCCTTTACTTCTATACCGATGGAGAGCCTTCAGGCTTGACAAAGGAATTTACTGATTTTGTGTTGAGCGAAAAAGGGCAGAGCATTGTAAGTACAGTCGGGTATATCCCATTAAAAAAGTAA